The genomic interval CGCGAGTTCACGCAGATCGCGCCGCACGGTGTCTTCGGACACGCCGAAGCGCGTGCTCAGTTCGCCCGCCAGCACCTGGCCTTCGCGTTTCAGGGCTTCGAGAATCGCCTTCTTCCGTTGATCGGTCAGCATCGTTCTTTCGAGATATCGAAATTCGTGGGTGCGATATCCGTCGAGTCCCGTCGATTTCGCCGGAATGCGTTTGCACGAATTTTCTTGATTTTGCACGAAACTGCACGATACCATGAATTATCGACATTCACGATGAGGAAGCGTCATGACCGCCCCCAACTCCGGCACCGACCAGCCCGCTACGCGGGACCGTGTACGCGTGATCGACACCGCCGTGCTCTCCGACGACTGGTATGTGCTGCGCAAAGTCACGTTCGACTTCCAGCGCCGCGACGGTAGCTGGCAGCGCCAAAGCCGGGAAACCTACGACCGCGGCAACGGCGCGACCATCCTGCTGCAGGACCCGCACAGCGGCAAGGTCGTGCTCACGCGGCAATTCCGCATGCCCACATTCGTGAACGGCCACGACGGCATGATGGTGGAAGCACCCGGCGGTCTGCTCGACAATGCCGCGCCCGACGAACGCATCCGCGCCGAGGTGGAAGAGGAAACGGGCTATCGCGTGCGCAATCTGCGCAAGGTGTTCGAGGCGTACATGAGCCCCGGATCGGTCACGGAGAAGCTCTACTTCTATCTCGGCGAGTACGATCCGCGCGACCCGAACGGGCGCCCCGGCGCGGGCGGCGGCGTGGCCGAGGAAGGCGAGGATCTCGAAGTACTCGAAGTGCCGCTGGAAGACGCGTTGCGCATGATCGAGCGCGGCGAGATCTGCGACGGCAAGACCATCATGCTGCTGCAGCACCTCGCGCTGCATCGTCTGTCGCAAGGGGCCATCGCATGAAAGCCCGGCTCATCCTGATTGCCGGCCCGTACCGGGGCGGCACCGGCGGCGACCCCGCGCGCATCGCCGACAATCTGCGCCGGCTCGAAGGCGCGGCACTCGCCGTGTACGAGCGCGGCCATCTTCCCGTGGTGGGCGAGTGGGTATCGCTGCCGCTGGCTCGCGCGGCCGGTTCCGCACAGATCGGCGACGACATCAGCGAGCGCTTTCTCTACCCGGCCGCCCGCAGGCTGATCGAGCGATGCGACGCGGTGCTGCGCATTCCGGGCGAATCAAAAGGCGCGGACGGCGATGTCGATCTCGCGCGCACCCTCGGCATACCGGTTTATCTCGACATCGACGACTTGCCCGAGGTCGTGTGATGCGAGCGCGGCCCAATGCGCCACCCTGCCGTGGGCCAATGAATCGATAAAAGATCGATCGGTTCCGGCGCGGGGCCATGCCGATATACGCATTCCCGCGCTTGCCGCTTCGTGCGATTCGGATCGCGGCGGGTGAACGCCAGCCGATTGCCGGTGCTCGTCGCGGCGCCGCTTCTCGCGATGCGCTCTCTTGCGCCCTCGGCACTTCTCCTTGCCCGCACGCTGCCGATTCGCTCGGCAAACGCGCTTCGCGGGCGCAAATCGTCCCGTACAAATTTGTGCAAGAGGCTTGCAGAAGAATTCGGGACAGAATCCAATATTTATACAATATCCACAGACACAACGCACATTCACCCAAAAATCCCAAGCCGCCAGCCACTGATAAGTTCAATTTATCCAATACATTTCAATCACTTAACAACTTATCGATCCCATCCTGCGTTAACGTTTTGTATAAAATATTCATTTGATGTAGGATTTCTGCGCGTGACGTTTGCCCGCGACGAACGCCCGGATCGACTGACCGACGCGCCCGCGTCGCACCACCCGATTCCGCCGACGGCCTCGCACCACCGCCCCGAACCCTTCACGAATGTTTAAGGAAATACGATGAGCGACTCGATCTTCACCGGCACCATCCCCGCCCTCATGACGCCTTGCACGGCCGACCGCCAACCCGACTACGACGCACTGGTCGCCAAAGGGCGCGAACTCGTCGATCTCGGCATGAGCGCCGTGGTGTACTGCGGTTCGATGGGCGACTGGCCGCTGCTTTCCGAAGCGCAGCGCCAGGAAGGTGTCGCGCGTCTCGTCGCGGCCGGTATCCCGACCATCGTCGGCACGGGCGCGGTCAATTCGAAGGAAGCGGTGTCTCACGCCGCGCACGCGGCCAAGGTCGGCGCGGGCGGCCTGATGGTGATTCCGCGCGTGCTGTCGCGCGGCGCGTCGCCGGCCGCGCAAAAGGCGCACTTCTCCGCCATCCTCGAAGCCGCGCCCAAGCTGCCGGCCGTCATCTACAACAGCCCGTATTACGGCTTCGCCACGCGTGCGGACCTGTTCTTCGAACTGCGTGCGAAGTATCCGAACCTGATCGGCTTCAAGGAATTCGGCGGCGCCGCCGACATGCGCTACGCGGCGGAGCACATCACGAGTCAGGACGACGAAGTCACGCTGATGGCGGGCGTCGACACGCAGGTGTTCCATGGCTTCGTCAACTGCGGCGCCACGGGTGCGATCACCGGCATCGGCAACGCCCTGCCGCGTGAAGTGCTGCAACTGGTCGACCTGTGCGGCAAGGCCGCCAGGGGCGACGTGACGGCGCGACGCCTCGCGCGCGAACTCGAGTCGGCGCTCGCCGTGCTGTCCTCGTTCGACGAAGGCACCGACCTCGTGCTGTACTACAAGTACTTGATGGTCCTGAACGGCGAAAAGGAATACACGCTGCACTTCAACGAAACGGACGTGCTCAGCGACGCCCAGCGCCGCTACGCCGAAACGCAGTACGCGCTGTTCCGCAACTGGTACGCGGAATGGTCGAAGACCGTCAACGCGTGAGGAAGGAAGGGTCGCGCGGCCACGCGCGATAACGGGCGCCCGCGGCAATGCCATTCGATTGCCGCGGGCGCGGCGAAGCGGACATCATCGGTCGGTTCATAATTTATACAATCGATGACGCTGGTAGGTTCGCAGTCGACTGGACACAGACTGCCTACCCGCTTTGGCCGAGTGATGCGTCGATCGCTATTGATATAATTTATACATCCAGAAACGCCCACACGCATCGACTCCACACGGTAATTCGCAATGAACTCACCCGCCACCGGCAGCCGCCTGTCCTCCGTTACGGTTGCCGAACGCGCCGCCGACGAGCTGCGCCGCAAGATCGTGTCGGGCGAGTTGCCCGAGGGTTTCCAGCTTCGGCAGGACGCGCTCGCGGCGGAGTTCGGCATCAGCCGTATCCCCGTGCGCGAGGCGCTGGTGCAGCTCGAAGGCGAAGGTCTGGTCCGGATCGTGCCGCACAAGGGCGCGGTGGTCTCGGAACTGTCGATCGCCGAGATCAGCGAACTGTTCACGCTGCGCGGCTTGCTGGAACCGTTGCTGCTGAAAAAGTCGGCGCCAAAGCTCACGGCGCAAGACTTCGCCGAACTCGACGTCATTCTCGCGGAGTACCGGCAGGAACTGCAGGCGCAGCATCAGGCCCGCTGGGGCGAATTGAACACACGGCTGCACGACGTGCTCCTCTCGCGCGCCGAGCAGCCGCGCACGGCGGCGATCGTCGCCAGCCTGTTGCAGCAGACCGACCGGTACACGCGCTTACAGCTGTCGCTGAGCGCGGAGAGTTGCCAGCGCGCGGAAGAGGAACACGGCGAACTCGTGCGCCTGTGCCGGACCGGCGACGTGCGGGGCGCCGCAGCCTTGTTGAAGCGCCACATCGAACACGCGTGCAAGGAACTCGAGCAATTCGTTCTGTCGCGCAGGCGGCTCTGAAGCGGCTTGCGCCAGGCATCACGACGTACCGCGCGTGGCCGCGGCTACGTCTGCGCCTCGCTTGCTTCCTTCGCTGCCAACCCGGTCGCTCATCCGCCGCCGCGCCAACGCAAAAAAAAATGGCGCATGCTGTAACCCATCGCGCTTTCGCAACGAACTAACTGGCATGTCGGCTCTTTCCTGAGCAGCGCCTGTGCTGCTCGCGGGCTCGACGTATTTCCAGCCAATCATCTTTGCGAGGAGCCTCACCATGAAGTCACTGATCAACGCCGCCATTGCCGCCGCACTCACGCTCGGCGCGGGTGCCGCCTTCGCGCAGGCCAGCGGGGCCATGAGCAACAACGCCATGTCGCACGACGCGATGAAAGGCAACGGCATGTCGAAGAGCGATGCCATGTCCCACGGCAAGATGAAGAAGCACGACGCCATGGGCAAGATGCATCCGGCTTCCGACGCGATGGCCAAGTAAGCGTTCCCGCCTTCTCGCCCTCCGCGTTCGGGCATTCGCGCCCGAAGCCTCCTGCGGTTCCGTCGGCATCGGCGGAGCCGCATCGACATCGCCTTGCTCATGACTCGTCTTCGCTCGTTGCTCTGCATTTTCGAACCGTCGTGGCTGGCCGCGCGACTCTCCACCTACGCGCCCCTGCCGGTTCGCCTGATCGTCGGTTATGGTTTCATCGCGCACGGCTACGCAAAAATCCTCAAGAACCCCGACCAGTTCGCCGCCATTCTCCATGCGCTCGGCGTTCCCCTCCCGCACGTGATGGCGTGGGCCACGATCGCCATCGAACTGCTCGGCGGACTGGCCATGCTGCTCGGTGCGTTCGTTCCGCTGATTGCCGTGCCGATGATCGCCGTGTTGATGGTCGCGACATTGACAGTGCATTTGCCGTTCGGATTCACGTCGATCAAGCTGATGGCGGTCGTCAACGGCGTGCCGCAATTCGGGCCGCCCGGTTACGAAACCGATGCGCTCTATGTTGCGGGAATCGTCAGCCTGCTATTCAGCGGCGCGGGCCCTCTTGCCGTCGACTCCCTGCTCAAACCGTTCTACGCGCGCCTTTTGAAAATCGCTTCGTAACCCTTATGGTTTCTCGGGCAACCCGGCGCTCGCGCGCTGTTGCTCGCGCCATTCCGGCGTGGTAACGCCGCCCACGCCCCAGCTATCGAGTTCGACTTCGTCGATCACTACAAACGTTGTGTGATGCGGCTTACCCAGCACGTCGAACAGCAGATCGCTCACGCCCTTGATCAAGGCTTTCTTTTGTTCGGGCGTGGTGGCCGTGGCGCCGGGCGCGGTGCCCTCGCGGGTCACCTTGATGTTCACGAAAGGCATGGTGTTTCTCCATCCAGATAGCATTGGGCGGACTTCGCTTTGCCACGTGGCGAAGCGAAGTCCGCCCCGCCCCTTCGCCACGTGCCGATCCGCTTACCAGCGGCCCGCGTGCTGGCCGCCGTCCACGTTGAGCGTTTCGCCGGTCACGAACGCGGCGTGTTCGAGGTACATGGCCGCCTCGGCAATCTCGGAGATTTCGCCCATGCGGCCCATGGGATGCATCGTGCCCAGCAGCTCGTGCGTTTGTGCCGGGTGCATCGGCGTCTTGATGATGCCGGGCGCGATAGCGTTCACGCGCACGCCGCTTTTCGCGTATTCGATCGCGAGACCGCGCGTGACCGCGTCGAGACCGCCCTTCGTCAACGTGGCGAGGCCCGTGGGCGCGCCCGCGATCGCCTGACGCACGAGCGTCGTCGTGATCTGGACGATGTGGCCGTGGCGCTGCGCGAGCATCGGCTCGAGCGCGAGTTGCGTGATATGGAAGAAGCCGCCGAGATTCACGTTCAGCACGTTCGTGAAGTCTTCCACGGTGTACTCGGTGAACGGCTTGCCGATGAAAATGCCGGCGTTGTTGATCAGCGTGTCGATGCGGCCGAAGCGCCCGAGCGCCGTCTGCACGACCTGCTTTGCCACGCCGCGCTCGCTGATGTTGCCGGGCACGGCGATCACGCCGTCGTCCGGGCCTGGCTCGATATTGCGCGAGTTCGCGACAACCACGAAACCGGCCTTGCGATACGCCTCGACGAGACCTGCGCCAATGCCTTGCGACGCGCCCGTGACAATGGCGACTTTCTGCGGATGATTCATCACCTGCTCCATTTCGATTCGATTCAATGAGGATCACTTCTCTCGTGCGCTGGCATCGAGAGACATGTCGACCGCAATGCTGTCTTGTGCGCCTGGCCGCTCGCGTTGTGCCGCGATCGCGACCGTGCGCCGAATTGCGTTGAAGAGAAGCGTATGCCGATTGGCGCTGGCGAAAAATCCGCTATCCTCTCTCAATGGCTGAGAAAAAACGCACAGAGGTGGATTGGCAGGACGTTCGCGTGTTCCTGGCGTTGGGGCGACACGGGAGCCTGTCGGCGGCGGCGCGCGCGCTCGGTGTGAATCACGCCACCATTTCGCGCCGCATGCAGTCGCTCGAAGCGACGCTCGGCGAAAAGCTCGCGGAGCGGCGGCCGGAAGGCTATGTCCTCACGCCTGCCGGCGCGCGTGCGCTCGCGGTGGCGGGCGACATGGAGGCTTCGGTGCAAACGCTCGGGCGCGGCGGCGCGGACGACGCGCCAAGGGGCGTCGTGCGGGTCAATGCGCCGCCCGCGCTCTCGCAAGGCTTTCTGATTCGCCAGTTGGCGGAATTGCCGATCCTCCACGAGGGACTCGACATCGAACTCGCAACGGATCTGCGTTCGATCAGTCTCGAGCGCCACGAGGCGGACATCGCGGTGCGCGTCGATCGCCCGGACGACGGCGATTTCATCGCGAAGCCTGTGGGCACGATGGCGTTCGGGCTCTACGGCACGCCAGCGGTATGCGAGCGCGTCGAGGCCGGCGCGGCGCCGACCTTCGTCAGCTTCGACGAAGCGGGCGCCTGGCTCCCCGACGCCAGCTGGCTCGCGCAGCACTACCCGCAAGCACGCGTGGCGTTCCGCGCGGGCAACCACGTCGCGCAAGCCGCCGCCGCGCGCGCAGGCGTGGGACTCGCGCTGTTGCCGCACTACGTCGGGCGTCAGGAGCCCGAACTTCGTCTGTGCCGGACCGGGCCCGAAAGACCGCCGCGCGAGATCTGGTTGCTGATCCGGCGCCAGGACCGCAAGAATCTGGCGGTCCGCACCGTTGTCGCGCATCTGACCGAGGTGTTCGAGAAGGCACGCGCGCTGTTCGAATCGTGATGACGCGCGCGCGCCGCACGCCCGCTCAATCGGCGGAAAACGACACGGGCGGCAGAGGCAACGTGTTGACGCTCAGGTGAAAGATGTCGGGGCGCGAGTCGTGGCCCGTCACGAACGTCGTCATTCGCGCGAAGTTTGCGTTCCGCGTCTTCATGGGGTGAAAAGCGTCACGCAACGAAGACCCGCAAAGCGCGTGGCTGCGCAATTTCATTCTCGACACTACGCGCGAATTGCCATACGAAAGCGCGTGTGCGGCGGCCAGGACGCGTGCGCCAACGGGAGCACGATCGCGCGGAAAGGCATTCGAAAACAGCGAGTGAGTTTTTGCCGCGAGCCACAACGCAGACACCGCAAAGACCGTCAATGCAACGTCGTCCTCCGGTAGACTTCGCTTCTCGTCTTTCCTCGCTTCGACGACATGGACACCCAGTTACTGGTTATCTGCGGGCTGACATTCATCATCCATGTGATCGCAACGCTCGCATATGCCGTTCGCATTGCAGGCGTTCGCACGCGCCGAATTGCCGTGTCGTTCTCGCTGTTCGGCATCATCGCGCTGGTTTCGCGCACCGCCAATTCCTTTCAGGGTCCCTTCATTGCGAAACGCGTGGAGATGGATATCGCCCATCACCTCGGGCGCGGTCTGCTCGGCGACTTTCGGCTGTTTCTGTTGACGGCCACGGTGGCGAGTATCGTCGGTACGTTGCTCATTCCCACGTTTCAGCGCTATTTCAGCCGCGCGGTGAATCATTTTCAGGCTCATCGTTCGGTGCCCCGGCTGCTGCTCCATGTCTTCAGTCGCGGCGGTGTCAGTTCAATCCGGCTCGGCGCGCGGCTGCCTTCGCGGCACAACGTCACGCAACTGACAAGCGGCGCGGGCGTTTCCTGGAAGGTCATCGCCCTCAACGTCATGGCGATGTCGATCTGGACGGTGGGTGTTTTCGCATCGCTTTACGCGGGATATCTGAAGCCCGATCTGCGCGTGACGTGCGCGAATCTCTCTTCCGTCATCAACGGCTTCGCAACGGTGGTGTTGGCGGTCGTGATCGACCCGCAAGTTTCGGTAATGACCGACGACGTGATCGAAGGCCGCATTTCGGAAAACCGTTTCAGACGGGCCATTACCACGCTCGCGGGGGCACGCGTGCTCGGAACCTTGTGCGCGCAGGCCGCGCTCGTTCCGGCGGCGTTGATCATCGTTCGTCTGGCCGAATCGATCTAATCATCGATCTCATGCACGAATACCAGGGCCTTCGAAACTCACTATGAAAATCAACGCTCGCCGACCGAAAACTTTTGCCCTTTCGATTCGCAGCGCCATGCTGGGCACGTCATTCTGCATTCTGGCCGCCTGCGCCCCCACCACCGACGGCACGCAACCGCTCGCCGCCGATCTGCATGAAACCGTCGTCAAGATTCCCGTGCACGAGCATGGCCTGCTCGGCGACTCGCAACGCGACATCGTGGCGACCACCTACATGCCCGACGGCCCCGGCCCGTTCCCGCTGATCGTTCTGAGTCACGGCAGTCCGCCCGAGCCGCGCGACCGGCCGAAGGTGGGACGCTACCGTGAATTGCCGCAGATCCGAGCCTTCGTGCAGCTCGGCTTTGCCGTGATCGTGCCGATTCGCCGCGGCTACGGCGCCACGGGCGGCGTCGACGAGGAAGACGCCGGATCGTGCCAGAACCCCGACTACCTGGCGGCCGGCGAGCAAGCCGCGAAAGACGTGCTCGCGGCCGTCACGTATGCGCAGAGCCTGCCTCAGGTCGACGGCTCGCATGTCGTTCTGGTCGGTCAGTCGGCGGGCGGTTTCGCCTCGCTCGCCGCGGCCAGCTACGCACCGAAGGGGCTGGTCGCTGTTATCAATTTTTCGGGCGGCCGGGGCGGCAACCCGGCGAAGCATCCGGGCATGCCGTGCGCGCCGCAGCAAATGGCGAACACGATCGCGCACTTCGCGGCCACCACGCGCGTGCCGGTACTCTGGCATTACGTGCAAAACGACAAGTTCTTCGCGCCGGACGTCGTGGCCACCTGGTTCGCGGCGTTTCAGGCGGCGGGCGGCCAGGGTCAGTTGATCGTGGAGCCGCCTTTCGGCAGGAACGGTCACGGCATGTTCGCCGTCAAGCAGTCCATACCCATCTGGCTGCCCCACGTCGAGCAATTCCTCGGGCCGCTGGTGTCGATGAAACACCCGGATCGCGCCAACCGTTCGCTGTAACGCGCGAGGAAGGCGGGGCAAGCGCCCCGCCCGTGCTCATTCGCGCTTGCCGGACGTCTGCGCATAGGTCAGTTTGCGCGTCCAGCCCGTGTAGCGCTTGCCGTCCACTTCCACATACAAGGTGGCGAGCGAGTTGACCGGGCCGTCCTGCTGCGGCGGCTGCATCATGAGATCGCGCCCCGTCGACCATGAAAAGCGACGGTCATCGAGATTGCCGAAGTAGTAATCGATCTTGCTCTTGTCGAGGCCGTGATAGCCGGTGGCCGTCGTGCGCTCGACCAGCGTCTTGTTCTGGTCGGTGATCGGAAACTCCTTGCCGTAGACATTCGCGAGTGAAACGTCGAGCGGAATCCAGCCGTAGTTCGGTGCGTAGAACTCGATCCAGCAGTGATAGCTCGCATCGACTTTCACGCCGTCGAGCGTCGGCTTGAGCAGCGAGCCGTACACCATGCGCGTGGGAATGCCGTCGGCCATCGCCAGCGACGAAAACAGCGAGTGGAAATCCGTGCAGTTGCCGCTCTTCGTCTGCAGACAAAAGTCCGTGCTGCCGAAGTCCGAAGGCTTCATACGATCCGGGTACTCGACCCAGTAGGTCACGTGGTCGAGCGTCCAGTCGTAAAGCTTGCGCGCGGCGAGTATGGGGTTCTGTTCGTCGCCCACGATCTGCTTTGCGAGACCCTTGATCTGGTCGTCGACGATCACGTAGCTCGTCGGCAGCAGATAGCGCTGGAGCGCGGTGCGTTCCGCGTCGGTGAGCGGCCGCGTTCGGGCGGGATCGAGCGCGGTCTTGCGCTCGGTAAGCGTTTGGTCGAAATGCTCGGTGATCTCGATCGTGGCCGCGGCCGGTCGCTCGACCTCGAGATAGCCGATACGATTGCCCCAGGAGTCCTGGTGATACTCGACGGGATACGCCGAGTCCACGCTGAACGATTTCACCTGATTCCAAGGCGTTTGCTGCGGCACCGGGAACCAGACGCGCACCTGCTTCGCTCCGGGCGGCACCTTCACGATCAACTGGTTTTCCGTGCGAAACGAGGCCTGCTGGGCCGGTGCGGAATCGGCCGCGTGCGCGGCCAGCGGGACCAGCAGAGCCAGCGCCGCACCGAGGCGGAAGCCGGTTTCGCGCCAGCGGCGGCGCTGTGTTTCCCGCTGTGTTTCTCTGTGTTGACCGAGCGCCTGCGGCACTGCCATGCCGGCCGATCCTGCTTTGGCGCTGTCGTTCTTGGCTCGAGTCAGACTGACCACGAAGTTTCCAGACACGATGTTCTCCCGGTACGCTTGCGCGGTGGATCCATGAAGACGGACGCCGCTCCACCACCGACGGCGTCAGCCTGTCGCTTCGATAACCCTTCCTTTGCAGAGATCCGGCCTCGGCACGCGGCAACAGGGCTGCCGCCTGTTCCGGCGAGACGCGGAGAAACCTGTCGACGTCTTCCGTCGGTAGAGTAAGGCACACGCGGGAAATCGCGCTTTCAGCGTGCTCGTACGCAAAAAATGCGGCGCACGGATACGGGTATTTCGATGGGAAAGACTCGCTGCATTCGAGCCCGCTTCCTGCCAGGCACGCGAAGCGGTTCCGCTCGCGCTACCATAAGCGGCTTCGCCACCCGCAACGCCAATTCCATGTACATCGTCTCGCTGATCTACACCGCTTCGCTCGACCGCATCGACGACGCCTTGCCCGCCCATCGCACGTATCTGGACGCGCAGTTCGCGGCAGGCAACTTCATCGCGGCGGGACCGAAGCTGCCGCGCGACGGCGGCGTGATCGTCGCGTCGCACATGGCGCGCGACACGCTCGACGCGATCCTC from Paraburkholderia acidisoli carries:
- a CDS encoding alpha/beta hydrolase family protein, with amino-acid sequence MLGTSFCILAACAPTTDGTQPLAADLHETVVKIPVHEHGLLGDSQRDIVATTYMPDGPGPFPLIVLSHGSPPEPRDRPKVGRYRELPQIRAFVQLGFAVIVPIRRGYGATGGVDEEDAGSCQNPDYLAAGEQAAKDVLAAVTYAQSLPQVDGSHVVLVGQSAGGFASLAAASYAPKGLVAVINFSGGRGGNPAKHPGMPCAPQQMANTIAHFAATTRVPVLWHYVQNDKFFAPDVVATWFAAFQAAGGQGQLIVEPPFGRNGHGMFAVKQSIPIWLPHVEQFLGPLVSMKHPDRANRSL
- a CDS encoding pentapeptide MXKDX repeat protein, with product MKSLINAAIAAALTLGAGAAFAQASGAMSNNAMSHDAMKGNGMSKSDAMSHGKMKKHDAMGKMHPASDAMAK
- a CDS encoding lipid II flippase Amj family protein; its protein translation is MDTQLLVICGLTFIIHVIATLAYAVRIAGVRTRRIAVSFSLFGIIALVSRTANSFQGPFIAKRVEMDIAHHLGRGLLGDFRLFLLTATVASIVGTLLIPTFQRYFSRAVNHFQAHRSVPRLLLHVFSRGGVSSIRLGARLPSRHNVTQLTSGAGVSWKVIALNVMAMSIWTVGVFASLYAGYLKPDLRVTCANLSSVINGFATVVLAVVIDPQVSVMTDDVIEGRISENRFRRAITTLAGARVLGTLCAQAALVPAALIIVRLAESI
- a CDS encoding NUDIX domain-containing protein yields the protein MTAPNSGTDQPATRDRVRVIDTAVLSDDWYVLRKVTFDFQRRDGSWQRQSRETYDRGNGATILLQDPHSGKVVLTRQFRMPTFVNGHDGMMVEAPGGLLDNAAPDERIRAEVEEETGYRVRNLRKVFEAYMSPGSVTEKLYFYLGEYDPRDPNGRPGAGGGVAEEGEDLEVLEVPLEDALRMIERGEICDGKTIMLLQHLALHRLSQGAIA
- a CDS encoding LysR family transcriptional regulator; amino-acid sequence: MAEKKRTEVDWQDVRVFLALGRHGSLSAAARALGVNHATISRRMQSLEATLGEKLAERRPEGYVLTPAGARALAVAGDMEASVQTLGRGGADDAPRGVVRVNAPPALSQGFLIRQLAELPILHEGLDIELATDLRSISLERHEADIAVRVDRPDDGDFIAKPVGTMAFGLYGTPAVCERVEAGAAPTFVSFDEAGAWLPDASWLAQHYPQARVAFRAGNHVAQAAAARAGVGLALLPHYVGRQEPELRLCRTGPERPPREIWLLIRRQDRKNLAVRTVVAHLTEVFEKARALFES
- a CDS encoding dihydrodipicolinate synthase family protein produces the protein MSDSIFTGTIPALMTPCTADRQPDYDALVAKGRELVDLGMSAVVYCGSMGDWPLLSEAQRQEGVARLVAAGIPTIVGTGAVNSKEAVSHAAHAAKVGAGGLMVIPRVLSRGASPAAQKAHFSAILEAAPKLPAVIYNSPYYGFATRADLFFELRAKYPNLIGFKEFGGAADMRYAAEHITSQDDEVTLMAGVDTQVFHGFVNCGATGAITGIGNALPREVLQLVDLCGKAARGDVTARRLARELESALAVLSSFDEGTDLVLYYKYLMVLNGEKEYTLHFNETDVLSDAQRRYAETQYALFRNWYAEWSKTVNA
- a CDS encoding YciI family protein, whose translation is MYIVSLIYTASLDRIDDALPAHRTYLDAQFAAGNFIAAGPKLPRDGGVIVASHMARDTLDAILAADPFAQHGVARYEVTEFKATRLAPGLNLPRPESA
- a CDS encoding DUF4406 domain-containing protein encodes the protein MKARLILIAGPYRGGTGGDPARIADNLRRLEGAALAVYERGHLPVVGEWVSLPLARAAGSAQIGDDISERFLYPAARRLIERCDAVLRIPGESKGADGDVDLARTLGIPVYLDIDDLPEVV
- a CDS encoding transglutaminase-like domain-containing protein; this translates as MAVPQALGQHRETQRETQRRRWRETGFRLGAALALLVPLAAHAADSAPAQQASFRTENQLIVKVPPGAKQVRVWFPVPQQTPWNQVKSFSVDSAYPVEYHQDSWGNRIGYLEVERPAAATIEITEHFDQTLTERKTALDPARTRPLTDAERTALQRYLLPTSYVIVDDQIKGLAKQIVGDEQNPILAARKLYDWTLDHVTYWVEYPDRMKPSDFGSTDFCLQTKSGNCTDFHSLFSSLAMADGIPTRMVYGSLLKPTLDGVKVDASYHCWIEFYAPNYGWIPLDVSLANVYGKEFPITDQNKTLVERTTATGYHGLDKSKIDYYFGNLDDRRFSWSTGRDLMMQPPQQDGPVNSLATLYVEVDGKRYTGWTRKLTYAQTSGKRE
- a CDS encoding DoxX family protein codes for the protein MTRLRSLLCIFEPSWLAARLSTYAPLPVRLIVGYGFIAHGYAKILKNPDQFAAILHALGVPLPHVMAWATIAIELLGGLAMLLGAFVPLIAVPMIAVLMVATLTVHLPFGFTSIKLMAVVNGVPQFGPPGYETDALYVAGIVSLLFSGAGPLAVDSLLKPFYARLLKIAS
- a CDS encoding GntR family transcriptional regulator, which produces MNSPATGSRLSSVTVAERAADELRRKIVSGELPEGFQLRQDALAAEFGISRIPVREALVQLEGEGLVRIVPHKGAVVSELSIAEISELFTLRGLLEPLLLKKSAPKLTAQDFAELDVILAEYRQELQAQHQARWGELNTRLHDVLLSRAEQPRTAAIVASLLQQTDRYTRLQLSLSAESCQRAEEEHGELVRLCRTGDVRGAAALLKRHIEHACKELEQFVLSRRRL
- a CDS encoding SDR family NAD(P)-dependent oxidoreductase codes for the protein MNHPQKVAIVTGASQGIGAGLVEAYRKAGFVVVANSRNIEPGPDDGVIAVPGNISERGVAKQVVQTALGRFGRIDTLINNAGIFIGKPFTEYTVEDFTNVLNVNLGGFFHITQLALEPMLAQRHGHIVQITTTLVRQAIAGAPTGLATLTKGGLDAVTRGLAIEYAKSGVRVNAIAPGIIKTPMHPAQTHELLGTMHPMGRMGEISEIAEAAMYLEHAAFVTGETLNVDGGQHAGRW
- a CDS encoding tautomerase family protein; the protein is MPFVNIKVTREGTAPGATATTPEQKKALIKGVSDLLFDVLGKPHHTTFVVIDEVELDSWGVGGVTTPEWREQQRASAGLPEKP